From the Ruania alkalisoli genome, one window contains:
- a CDS encoding pyroglutamyl-peptidase I encodes MPQRPPTVLLTGFEPFDDASSNPSIDAVRLVATAWDREEELVVAELPVAYGRAGEQLEELLRVHRPAVAVGVGLAGGRRTVSLERLAVNLRDARIPDNDGAQPVDEPVLEDGPAARWMSLPVKRIASALAGAGIPAELSMTAGTYVCNTVAYHLGTWAASVSSVSLGGRPPCAGFVHVPPADVLGVSVLASGLRLVLDVALAGEPELAIPAGSTS; translated from the coding sequence GTGCCTCAACGACCGCCGACCGTGTTGCTGACCGGATTCGAACCCTTCGACGACGCTTCTTCCAATCCCTCCATCGATGCGGTGCGCCTGGTCGCCACGGCATGGGACAGGGAGGAGGAACTCGTCGTAGCGGAGCTGCCCGTGGCCTACGGCCGGGCCGGCGAGCAACTCGAGGAGCTGCTACGCGTGCACCGGCCCGCCGTGGCTGTCGGTGTGGGTCTGGCGGGTGGACGCCGCACGGTGAGCCTGGAACGTCTCGCCGTGAACTTGCGCGATGCCCGGATCCCTGACAATGACGGCGCACAGCCGGTCGACGAACCGGTCCTGGAGGATGGCCCCGCTGCCCGCTGGATGAGTCTGCCCGTCAAGCGCATCGCAAGCGCGCTGGCCGGTGCGGGCATCCCCGCCGAGCTGTCGATGACCGCCGGGACCTATGTGTGCAACACAGTGGCGTATCACCTGGGCACGTGGGCCGCGTCGGTCTCCTCTGTCAGTCTCGGTGGTCGCCCCCCGTGTGCAGGCTTCGTTCACGTCCCACCCGCTGACGTCCTCGGTGTCTCGGTCCTCGCCAGCGGCCTGCGTCTCGTGCTCGACGTCGCCCTGGCAGGTGAGCCCGAACTGGCGATCCCTGCCGGGAGCACCTCATGA
- the coaE gene encoding dephospho-CoA kinase: MSAESATRAPALSVGLTGGIGAGKSTVTRMLEARGAVVIDADVLAREAVAPGTRGLAEVVAAFGEQVLDADGALDRPALARQIFGDDRARQRLNAIVHPRVRRAATERAAAVSPGRVALHDIPLLVENGLAADHHLVLVVGASEPVRLERLAARGMQAADARSRMAAQATDDERRRVADIWIDNGGSLAVTHAQVDRVWERRIAPYAQNLRTGSRAERPLAAALVPDSGLPRTWTMQAEDLLARIRRAMGESALSAHHIGSTSVPGLVAKDVLDLQIGVQDLATADALADRLAAAGFPAMPGQWTDSPKDSLADGGWEKRLHVNADPGRHVNLHVRVAGGPAWRFALMFRDWLRDVAAEREDYARIKQRLAAQTTSTRDYAEAKAPWFDQAWPRIQAWATATGWYPPPS; the protein is encoded by the coding sequence ATGAGTGCAGAGAGTGCGACGCGGGCGCCAGCGTTGAGTGTGGGTCTCACCGGCGGCATCGGTGCCGGTAAATCCACGGTGACCCGGATGCTGGAGGCGAGGGGCGCCGTCGTGATCGATGCGGACGTGCTCGCACGGGAGGCGGTCGCTCCCGGTACGAGGGGCCTCGCCGAGGTGGTGGCGGCGTTCGGTGAGCAGGTGCTGGACGCGGACGGAGCGTTGGACCGGCCGGCATTGGCGCGCCAGATTTTCGGGGACGACCGCGCCCGTCAGCGGTTGAACGCCATCGTGCACCCGCGCGTGCGGCGGGCCGCTACCGAACGTGCCGCCGCCGTGAGTCCCGGGCGGGTGGCGCTGCACGACATCCCGCTGCTGGTGGAGAACGGGCTGGCGGCCGACCACCATCTGGTGCTGGTGGTCGGCGCATCCGAGCCAGTGCGGCTGGAACGGCTGGCGGCACGGGGGATGCAGGCTGCGGACGCACGCTCTCGCATGGCGGCCCAAGCCACGGACGACGAGCGTCGGCGCGTGGCTGACATCTGGATCGACAACGGTGGCTCGCTGGCGGTGACGCACGCGCAGGTCGACCGGGTCTGGGAGCGCCGGATCGCCCCGTACGCGCAGAACCTGCGAACCGGATCACGGGCGGAGCGTCCCCTGGCTGCGGCCCTGGTGCCCGATTCGGGCCTGCCACGTACCTGGACGATGCAGGCCGAGGACCTCCTGGCCCGGATCCGGCGGGCTATGGGTGAGTCTGCGCTCTCGGCGCATCACATCGGGTCCACCTCCGTTCCGGGCCTGGTGGCCAAGGACGTGCTGGACCTGCAGATCGGGGTTCAGGATCTGGCCACCGCCGATGCGCTGGCGGATCGCCTCGCAGCGGCGGGCTTCCCGGCCATGCCGGGCCAGTGGACCGACAGTCCGAAGGACTCCCTGGCCGATGGTGGGTGGGAGAAGCGCTTGCACGTCAATGCCGATCCTGGCCGTCACGTCAACCTGCACGTACGGGTCGCAGGTGGGCCGGCCTGGCGGTTCGCGCTGATGTTCCGGGACTGGCTGCGAGATGTTGCCGCTGAGCGGGAGGACTACGCCCGGATAAAGCAGCGCCTAGCGGCTCAGACCACCAGCACCCGGGACTACGCCGAGGCGAAGGCGCCCTGGTTCGACCAGGCGTGGCCCCGGATCCAGGCCTGGGCGACGGCGACGGGCTGGTACCCGCCGCCGTCGTGA
- a CDS encoding OsmC family peroxiredoxin, with protein MAVVSNASTAWTGDLFNGSGRTTFDTSGLGTFDVSWKARTEPGAGTTTPEELIAAAHASCFSMAFSNELASNGTPPESVNTAAEVTFEPGTGITGIALTVSAVVAGISEEDFQRIAAAAKDGCPVSGALRATPITLSATLAA; from the coding sequence ATGGCCGTCGTCAGCAACGCCAGTACCGCATGGACCGGGGATCTGTTCAACGGATCCGGCCGCACCACCTTCGACACGTCAGGTCTGGGCACGTTCGACGTGTCCTGGAAGGCCCGCACTGAGCCCGGTGCCGGTACCACGACGCCGGAGGAGCTGATCGCCGCCGCGCACGCCTCCTGCTTCTCGATGGCGTTCTCGAACGAGCTCGCGAGCAACGGGACGCCGCCGGAGTCGGTCAACACCGCCGCCGAGGTGACATTTGAGCCCGGCACAGGCATCACCGGCATCGCACTGACCGTCTCGGCAGTCGTGGCGGGGATCAGCGAGGAGGACTTCCAGCGGATCGCCGCCGCAGCGAAGGACGGTTGCCCGGTCTCCGGTGCTCTCAGGGCCACGCCGATCACGCTCTCGGCCACGCTCGCAGCCTGA
- a CDS encoding alpha/beta hydrolase produces MNTSGSSASSTSSALPHHTGRQPALLPIDDGAIVWTLPARFGPDDLAAALESRPLLVLLHGYGADEGDLTGLAPELVSDAVVASLRAPLPAQRGYAWFPIEDAASAGSPDPAIATAATAGVLGWLERVLAMAGTPGPIGVLGFSQGGAMVTHLLRNRPELFRCGVVLSGFHVPGPVAGDEALAQIRPPVFSGYGSADPLLPPEVFAATTAFLTSHTALTVTEYPGLGHGVSTAEVAAVASFLRTHLTS; encoded by the coding sequence GTGAACACCTCTGGCTCCTCTGCCTCCTCGACGTCCTCTGCGCTCCCCCACCACACCGGTCGGCAGCCGGCCCTGCTGCCCATCGACGATGGTGCCATCGTGTGGACGCTTCCCGCCCGATTCGGCCCTGATGATCTCGCGGCCGCACTCGAGTCCCGCCCGCTGCTGGTCCTGCTGCACGGGTACGGTGCGGACGAGGGCGACCTCACCGGCCTAGCTCCAGAGCTGGTGAGCGACGCCGTCGTGGCCAGCTTGCGGGCCCCGCTCCCGGCGCAGCGTGGCTACGCCTGGTTCCCCATCGAGGACGCGGCATCGGCAGGATCACCGGATCCGGCGATCGCCACGGCCGCCACGGCCGGGGTGCTGGGGTGGCTGGAGCGCGTCCTGGCCATGGCCGGCACACCAGGGCCCATCGGGGTGCTCGGCTTCTCGCAGGGCGGTGCGATGGTGACGCACCTGCTCCGGAACCGCCCGGAACTGTTCCGGTGCGGTGTCGTGCTCTCCGGGTTCCACGTCCCCGGGCCGGTGGCCGGTGACGAGGCGCTCGCGCAGATCCGCCCGCCTGTCTTCTCCGGCTACGGCTCCGCAGACCCGTTGCTGCCGCCCGAGGTCTTCGCGGCCACGACGGCGTTCCTCACCTCGCACACGGCGCTCACCGTCACGGAGTACCCCGGGCTCGGACACGGTGTCTCGACAGCAGAAGTGGCCGCCGTCGCGAGCTTCCTCCGGACGCATCTGACGTCCTGA
- the uvrB gene encoding excinuclease ABC subunit UvrB, whose product MRPVTDLQRTVAPFEVISEYSPAGDQPSAIADLTQRLQAGEKDVVLLGATGTGKSATTAWLIEQVQRPTLVMAPNKTLAAQLATEFRELLPNNAVEYFVSYYDYYQPEAYVPQTDTYIEKDSSINDEVERLRHSATNNLLTRRDVVVVASVSCIYGLGTPQEYVDRMVPLRVGDQVERDDLLRQFVTMQYTRNDMAFTRGTFRVRGDTIEIIPVYEEMAVRIEMFGDEIETLATLHPVTGEVVRTESELYLFPATHYVAGPERMERAITSIEAELEERLAELERQNKLLEAQRLRMRTTYDIEMMREIGSCSGIENYSRHIDGREGGTAPNTLLDYFPEDFLLVIDESHVTVPQIGAMYEGDMSRKRTLVDHGFRLPSAMDNRPLRWEEFLERIGQTVYLSATPGNYELSQSDGVVEQIIRPTGLIDPEVVVKPTQGQIDDLLAEITERTQRDERVLVTTLTKKMAEDLTDYLLERGVQVRYLHSEVDTLRRVELLRELRMGSFDVLVGINLLREGLDLPEVSLVSILDADKEGFLRSGTSLIQTIGRAARNVSGQVHMYADSITPSMQHAIEETNRRREKQLAYNAEMGIDPTPLRKRIGDITDMLSREDIDTKELLEGGYRKSKAGTSRSAGAGGSREKLAGAAASDLADLIQQLNDQMLAAADELQFELAARLRDEISDLKKELRQMTQATA is encoded by the coding sequence ATGCGTCCCGTGACCGATCTGCAGCGCACCGTCGCTCCCTTCGAGGTGATCTCCGAGTACTCGCCGGCGGGAGATCAGCCCAGCGCCATCGCCGACCTGACTCAGCGATTGCAGGCGGGGGAGAAGGATGTCGTCCTCCTCGGCGCGACGGGGACGGGGAAGTCGGCGACGACGGCGTGGCTGATCGAGCAAGTGCAGCGGCCCACGCTGGTGATGGCGCCGAACAAGACCCTCGCGGCCCAGTTGGCCACCGAGTTCCGCGAACTGCTGCCCAACAACGCCGTCGAGTACTTCGTCTCCTACTACGACTACTACCAGCCCGAGGCCTACGTCCCGCAGACGGACACCTACATCGAGAAGGATTCCTCGATCAACGATGAGGTCGAGCGACTGCGGCACTCGGCCACCAACAACCTCCTGACGCGCCGCGATGTCGTGGTGGTGGCGTCGGTCTCGTGCATCTACGGCCTGGGCACACCGCAGGAGTACGTGGACCGGATGGTGCCGCTGCGGGTGGGGGACCAGGTGGAGCGCGATGACCTGCTGCGCCAGTTCGTCACGATGCAGTACACGCGCAACGACATGGCCTTCACCCGCGGTACGTTCCGAGTGCGTGGCGACACCATCGAGATCATCCCGGTGTACGAGGAGATGGCGGTCCGGATCGAGATGTTCGGTGACGAGATCGAGACCCTGGCCACGCTCCACCCGGTCACCGGCGAGGTCGTACGCACCGAGTCCGAGCTCTACCTGTTCCCGGCCACGCACTATGTGGCGGGGCCGGAACGCATGGAGCGGGCGATCACGTCTATCGAAGCCGAGTTGGAGGAGCGCCTGGCCGAGCTGGAGCGCCAGAACAAGCTGCTGGAAGCTCAACGGCTGCGCATGCGCACCACGTACGACATCGAGATGATGCGCGAGATCGGTTCGTGCTCAGGCATCGAGAACTACTCCCGCCACATCGACGGCCGCGAGGGCGGGACTGCCCCGAACACTCTGCTGGACTACTTCCCTGAGGACTTCCTCCTCGTGATCGACGAGTCGCACGTGACCGTGCCGCAGATCGGTGCCATGTATGAGGGCGACATGTCCCGCAAGCGGACGCTCGTGGATCACGGATTCCGGCTTCCCAGCGCCATGGACAACCGGCCGCTGCGCTGGGAGGAGTTCCTGGAACGGATCGGGCAGACCGTGTATCTGTCGGCGACACCCGGAAACTACGAGCTCAGCCAGTCCGACGGGGTCGTCGAGCAGATCATCCGGCCGACCGGGCTGATCGACCCCGAGGTCGTGGTCAAGCCCACCCAGGGCCAGATCGATGATCTACTCGCTGAGATCACCGAGCGCACCCAGCGTGACGAACGGGTGCTGGTGACCACGCTGACGAAGAAGATGGCTGAGGACCTCACCGACTACCTGCTCGAACGCGGAGTTCAGGTGCGCTATTTGCACTCCGAGGTCGACACGCTCAGGCGGGTGGAGCTGCTCCGCGAACTGCGGATGGGCAGCTTCGACGTGCTCGTCGGGATCAACCTGCTGCGCGAAGGGCTGGACCTGCCCGAGGTCTCGCTCGTCAGCATCCTCGATGCCGACAAGGAGGGCTTCCTACGATCTGGCACCTCCCTCATCCAGACGATCGGGCGCGCTGCGCGCAACGTCTCGGGCCAGGTGCACATGTACGCCGACTCGATCACGCCCTCGATGCAGCACGCGATCGAGGAGACCAACCGGCGCCGGGAGAAGCAACTCGCATACAACGCCGAGATGGGGATCGACCCGACCCCGCTGCGCAAGCGGATCGGTGACATCACCGACATGCTCAGCCGTGAGGACATCGACACCAAGGAACTGCTCGAGGGCGGCTACCGGAAGAGCAAGGCGGGTACGAGCCGCTCGGCGGGTGCGGGCGGTTCACGGGAGAAGCTTGCCGGTGCCGCGGCAAGCGACCTGGCCGACCTCATCCAGCAGCTCAACGACCAGATGCTCGCTGCCGCAGACGAGCTCCAGTTCGAGCTCGCCGCCCGGTTGCGGGATGAGATCTCCGACCTGAAGAAGGAGCTGCGGCAGATGACGCAGGCGACCGCCTGA
- a CDS encoding N-acetylglucosamine kinase: MSTFVKRLGGIVTNCYLGIDAGGTSTRAALVLPDGTCLGTGRAGSGNPISAGPELAAQNVLTASQAALANAGAEPSLLADGIAAMAGSRVAREADWLNDPLHAAGLPISLTLEPDLLAAFLSATPQPDGYAVVAGTGAVAVRVRNFELERVTDGLGWLLGDAGSGFWVGHQVVRHGLAALDGRADPTALTDALLTALDLDPDAPAEVEGRPGAIQHAVDLLYTWRPVELAQLAPIAFEAAREGDATARAIVHEAALALRAALAAMLAPDISGPVVFGGSVLTQQPTVAEIVGAQLPEQEPILTTDGLVGAANLALRRGGITVTEAVFDRLTETIAARR; this comes from the coding sequence GTGTCGACGTTCGTCAAGCGTCTCGGAGGAATCGTGACCAACTGTTATCTCGGCATCGACGCCGGCGGCACGTCCACACGTGCTGCACTCGTACTGCCCGACGGCACCTGCCTCGGAACCGGACGGGCCGGATCCGGCAATCCGATCAGTGCAGGGCCGGAGCTCGCCGCACAGAATGTGCTGACCGCGAGTCAGGCTGCGCTGGCGAACGCCGGCGCCGAGCCGTCGCTGCTCGCTGACGGTATCGCGGCCATGGCGGGCAGTCGCGTCGCGCGCGAGGCGGACTGGCTCAACGACCCGCTGCACGCGGCCGGCCTCCCGATCTCACTCACACTCGAGCCCGACCTGCTCGCCGCGTTCCTCTCTGCCACCCCTCAGCCCGACGGGTACGCCGTCGTCGCCGGCACCGGCGCGGTAGCCGTCCGGGTGCGGAACTTCGAGCTGGAACGGGTGACCGACGGACTCGGATGGCTCCTCGGTGATGCCGGCTCCGGATTCTGGGTCGGCCACCAGGTCGTCCGGCACGGCCTGGCGGCCCTCGATGGTCGAGCCGATCCCACAGCGCTGACCGATGCGCTGCTGACGGCGCTCGACCTCGATCCGGACGCACCGGCGGAGGTCGAGGGACGTCCCGGTGCCATCCAGCATGCAGTCGATCTGCTCTATACGTGGCGTCCGGTCGAGCTCGCTCAACTGGCACCGATCGCTTTCGAGGCCGCACGTGAAGGCGACGCCACCGCTCGCGCCATCGTCCACGAGGCCGCACTCGCCCTGCGCGCCGCCCTCGCAGCGATGCTCGCCCCGGACATCAGTGGCCCGGTGGTCTTCGGCGGAAGCGTGCTCACGCAGCAGCCCACCGTCGCCGAGATCGTCGGTGCGCAACTGCCGGAGCAGGAACCGATCCTCACCACCGACGGGCTGGTCGGTGCAGCGAACCTCGCGCTCCGCCGAGGCGGAATCACCGTCACCGAAGCAGTGTTCGACCGGTTGACCGAGACGATCGCAGCCCGCCGGTAG